The Maniola hyperantus chromosome 2, iAphHyp1.2, whole genome shotgun sequence genome includes a region encoding these proteins:
- the LOC117995225 gene encoding FAST kinase domain-containing protein 3, mitochondrial-like → MTLILWRSYTKARNNVLCANNSCSSVSSLYNFITRSLSDDKFSSPEFSNSTILIENGFNVHELPVVVRKLKDIKALDDPSSVEVPRTANDSFNYHLIQEEFKQCMDLRDVFSLITKCTKITPNIALGAIERIYDLEKDPHLDNNMSNDQTVHVNFAKGAILEKLLKVVMKTEDTQTILNVIKTSSTVMEPHKYKFCDELLIRVIDNKLTVDQLCDFAMFLNRHSSDQKYADTIDRLWVGFIDKEKDINEINIVQIFSILPGLRVSKKTVTSLLEQKLFELWSKIKVTTMQDILDIFLVEKYFSMQSYAILGHWFYTNIHALDDDELLGVITKFTRLKFTDKQIDAAIEKFLKYKSSKIKSQVLVIGILNYCMQFKLRNKQILEICSQYFIAKRKNVPSSFLKSFIYPYGYMYTEPSNIEFWMLVEDVLLENYLRMSIDDLCSIMSSYIYCGHYPLKLVSKIFSAEYMAKINNCDILKKLHLIDTALSLECEGYSGPLLPKDQWFKPVIQDSRIKNVIEKTKDSFVSVIGGANKMSTAVVLPNFCSDETYLIDVLLHPSDISSSTFNWKCNTLKNESIAILIHLPDHYCSDNKQLIGPQVMKKRHLNILGFKVVSLRYALLSQFYISYNTVALKKYLSDSIDNAEPSL, encoded by the coding sequence ATGACGTTAATTTTGTGGAGGTCGTATACAAAAGCTCGTAATAATGTACTGTGTGCGAATAACAGCTGCAGCTCAGTATCTTCGTTGTACAATTTTATCACTCGTTCGCTTAGTGACGACAAGTTTTCTTCACCAGAATTTAGCAATAGTACGATCTTAATCGAAAACGGATTCAATGTGCACGAACTGCCAGTTGTGGTGAGAAAACTGAAGGATATAAAGGCATTGGACGACCCTTCTTCAGTAGAAGTTCCGCGAACAGCAAATGACTCTTTTAATTATCATCTCATACAAGAGGAGTTTAAACAATGTATGGATTTACGTGACGTATTTTCGTTGATAACAAAATGTACTAAGATAACACCAAATATTGCATTAGGTGCAATCGAAAGAATTTACGATTTAGAAAAAGATCcacatttagataataatatgtccaACGATCAAACAGTTCACGTTAATTTCGCAAAAGGCGCTATCTTAGAGAAACTGCTAAAAGTTGTTATGAAGACTGAAGATACCCAGACAATATTAAATGTTATTAAGACATCGTCTACAGTTATGGAACCACACAAGTACAAGTTTTGTGATGAGCTACTGATCAGAGTTATTGACAATAAACTGACTGTGGATCAATTGTGTGATTTTGCAATGTTTCTGAATAGACATAGCAGTGATCAAAAATATGCTGATACTATTGATAGACTATGGGTTGGCTTTATTGACAAAGAGAAAGatataaatgaaattaatattgTTCAAATCTTTTCAATTTTGCCTGGCTTGAGAGTGAGTAAAAAAACTGTAACATCTCTGTTAGAGCAGAAACTATTTGAGTTATGGTCTAAAATAAAAGTTACAACTATGCAAGATATCCTTGATATTTTCTTAGTagagaaatatttttctatgCAGTCTTACGCCATTTTAGGACACTGGTTTTACACTAATATTCATGCTttggatgatgatgaattgCTGGGTGTAATTACAAAATTTACGCGCCTCAAGTTCACCGATAAGCAAATTGATGCTGCTATTGAAAAGTTTTTAAAGTATAAATCTTCCAAGATTAAGTCACAGGTTTTAGTTATAGGTATTTTGAATTACTGCATGCAGTTCAAATTGCGTAATAAACAGATACTAGAAATATGCAGTCAATATTTTATTGCCAAACGAAAAAATGTGCCATCCAGTTTTTTAAAGTCCTTTATATATCCATATGGATATATGTATACGGAGCCGTCTAATATAGAGTTTTGGATGTTAGTTGAAGATGTTCTACTTGAGAATTATTTAAGAATGAGTATTGATGATCTTTGCTCGATAATGTCATCGTACATCTACTGTGGCCACTATCCTTTGAAATTAGTATCTAAAATATTTAGTGCAGAGTATATGgctaaaataaataactgtGACATCTTGAAGAAGTTACATTTGATAGATACAGCATTATCTCTGGAGTGTGAGGGGTATAGTGGCCCTTTGTTACCTAAAGACCAATGGTTTAAACCTGTCATACAAGACAGTAGAATTAAAAATGTTATAGAGAAAACTAAGGATAGCTTTGTGTCAGTGATTGGAGGTGCAAACAAAATGTCAACTGCTGTTGTTTTACCAAACTTTTGTTCGGATGAGACATATCTGATTGATGTGTTGCTACATCCATCCGATATAAGCAGTAGCACATTTAATTGGAAATGTAACACTCTCAAAAATGAGAGTATAGCAATACTTATCCATTTGCCAGACCACTATTGTTCTGATAACAAGCAGCTTATAGGCCCACAGGTTATGAAAAAGAGGCATTTGAATATCCTCGGTTTTAAAGTTGTGAGTCTGAGGTATGCTTTACTCAGTCAATTCTACATATCTTATAATACTGTTGCTCTCAAGAAATATTTGTCTGATAGTATTGACAATGCTGAGCCCAGTTTATAA